A stretch of the Microtus ochrogaster isolate Prairie Vole_2 chromosome X, MicOch1.0, whole genome shotgun sequence genome encodes the following:
- the LOC113457438 gene encoding uncharacterized protein LOC113457438 isoform X2 — protein sequence MQNGERASWTVCICHLVTKVRFPVVPVSRSSNISRSSSNCKSSNNIKVFQTILNFQKMHVFQTIHVVQQPPSLPANPVFHKIQTFQENPCLPEESTSSRRIHVFQYNLCLPEKCLPQNTSLPINPSLPEKNPTSSSQSTSSRKISVFQSIQVFQKNPGLPDNLCLPPVEVFQKLKSSTKSRSSNRSMSSNNLQVFQPR from the coding sequence GGTTTCCAGTGGTGCCAGTATCAAGGTCTTCCAACATCTCCAGGTCTTCCAGCAACTGCAAGTCTTCCAACAATATCAAGGTCTTCCAGACAATCCTGAACTTCCAGAAAATGCATGTCTTCCAGACAATCCATGTCGTCCAACAACCTCCAAGTCTTCCAGCAAATCCAGTCTTCCATAAAATCCAGACCTTCCAAGAAAATCCATGTCTTCCAGAAGAATCCACATCTTCCAGAAGAATCCACGTTTTCCAGTACAATCTATGTCTTCCAGAAAAATGTCTTCCACAAAATACAAGTCTTCCCATCAATCCAAGTCTTCCAGAAAAAAATCCCACGTCTTCCAGCCAGTCCACGTCTTCCAGGAAAATCAGTGTCTTCCAGTCAATCCAGGTCTTCCAGAAAAATCCAGGTCTTCCAGATAATCTATGTCTTCCACCAGTTGAAGTCTTCCAGAAACTCAAGTCTTCCACTAAATCCAGGTCTTCCAATAGATCCATGTCTTCCAATAACCTCCAGGTCTTCCAGCCAAGGTAG
- the LOC101998896 gene encoding LOW QUALITY PROTEIN: uncharacterized protein LOC101998896 (The sequence of the model RefSeq protein was modified relative to this genomic sequence to represent the inferred CDS: inserted 2 bases in 2 codons; deleted 8 bases in 6 codons; substituted 2 bases at 2 genomic stop codons) gives MLEDVAMLEDRQMLEALEMLEDLEEDVDFQEGVDFQEGVDFQEDVDFQEDMDFQEDMDFQKGVDFQEDVDFWEDWYFWEAVDFGETEDFWEDVDFQEDIDFQEDMDFQEAVDFWEVADFWEDLDFXEDMDFWEDMDFQEDVDFXEDVDFWEDVDFQEDMDFWEDLDFWEDLDFQEDADFQEDVDFQEDVDFQEDMDFLRRCGFWEDLNSREDMDFQEDINFQEDLDFQEDIGFQEDVDFQEDLDFWEDLDFWEDMDFWEHVDFQEDVDFQEDVDFQEDLDFQEDVDFQEDEDIQEDLDFQEDLDFWEDLNFWEDMDFQEDVDLQENLDFQEDVDFQEDVDFLEDLDFWEDVDFWEDLDFREVVDFQEDVDFREDLDFQEDIDFQEDVDFWEDLDFQEDLDFWEDFDFREDMNFQEDMDFQEDVDFXEDVDFQKDMDFQEDVDFQEDVDFQEDVDFQEDVDFEEDVDFQEDVDFQEDLDFWEDLDFQEDVDFQEDLDFQEELEFWEDLDIWEDVDFQEDVDFQEDIDFQEDVDFQEDVGFQEDXRFSGRHGFPGRPGFFGEDLKFREDVDFQEVVDFQEDLNFLGRLGFPGRHGFPGRHGFSGKC, from the exons ATGTTGGAAGATGTGGCGATGTTGGAGGACAGGCAGATGCTGGAAGCCCTGGAGATGCTGGAAGACCTGGAG GAAGACGTGGATTTTCAGGAAGGTGTGGATTTTCAGGAAGGCGTGGATTTCCAGGAAGATGTGGATTTTCAGGAAGACATGGATTTTCAGGAAGACATGGATTTCCAGAAAGGTGTGGATTTCCAGGAAGATGTGGATTTTTGGGAAGACTGGTATTTTTGGGAAGCTGTGGATTTTGGGGAAACTGAAGATTTTTGGGAAGACGTGGATTTTCAGGAAGACATAGATTTTCAGGAAGACATGGATTTCCAGGAAGCTGTGGATTTTTGGGAAGTTGCAGATTTTT GGGAAGATTTGGATTTCTAAGAAGACATGGATTTCTGGGAAGACATGGATTTCCAAGAAGACGTGGATT AGGAAGACGTAGATTTTTGGGAAGACGTGGATTTTCAGGAAGACATGGAT TTTTGGGAAGACTTGGATTTCTGGGAAGACTTGGATTTTCAGGAAGACGCGGATTTTCAGGAAGATGTGGATTTCCAGGAAGACGTGGATTTTCAGGAAGACATGGATTTCCTGAGAAGATGTGGA TTTTGGGAAGACTTGAATTCCCGGGAAGACATGGATTTCCAGGAAGACATAAATTTCCAGGAAGACCTTGATTTCCAGGAAGACATAGGTTTTCAGGAAGACGTGGATTTCCAGGAAGACCTGGAT TTTTGGGAAGACTTGGATTTCTGGGAAGACATGGATTTCTGGGAACACGTGGATTTCCAGGAAGACGTGGATTTTCAGGAAGAC GTGGATTTCCAGGAAGACTTGGATTTTCAGGAAGATGTAGATTTTCAGGAAGACGAAGATATCCAGGAAGACTTGGATTTCCAGGAAGACCTAGAT TTTTGGGAAGACTTGAATTTCTGGGAAGACATGGATTTCCAGGAAGACGTGGATTTACAGGAAAACCTGGATTTCCAGGAAGACGTGGATTTTCAGGAAGACGTGGATTTTTTG GAAGACTTGGATTTCTGGGAAGACGTGGATTTCTGGGAAGACTTGGATTTCCGGGAAGTCGTGGATTTTCAGGAAGACGTAGATTTTC GGGAAGACTTGGATTTCCAGGAAGACATAGATTTTCAGGAAGACGTGGATTTCTGGGAAGACCTGGATTTCCAGGAAGACCTGGACTTTTGGGAAGACTTCGATTTCCGGGAAGACATGAATTTCCAGGAAGACATGGATTTTCAGGAAGACGTAGATTTTTAGGAAGACGTGGATTTTCAGAAAGACATGGATTTTCAGGAAGACGTAGATTTTCAGGAAGACGTGGATTTCCAGGAAGATGTGGATTTTCAGGAAGACGTAGATTTTGAGGAAGACGTGGATTTCCAGGAAGACGTGGATTTCCAGGAAGACCTGGATTTTTGGGAAGACTTGGATTTCCAGGAAGACGTGGATTTTCAGGAAGACTTAGATTTCCAGGAAGAGCTGGAA TTTTGGGAAGACTTGGATATCTGGGAAGACGTGGATTTTCAGGAAGACGTGGATTTTCAGGAAGACATAGATTTTCAGGAAGACGTGGATTTCCAGGAAGACGTGGGTTTTCAGGAAG GTAGATTTTCAGGAAGACATGGATTTCCAGGAAGACCTGGATTTTTTGGGGAAGACTTGAAATTCCGGGAAGACGTGGATTTCCAGGAAGTCGTCGATTTTCAGGAAGACTTGAATTTTTTGGGAAGACTTGGATTTCCGGGAAGACATGGATTTCCCGGAAGACATGGATTTTCAGGAAAATGTTGA
- the Cdr1 gene encoding LOW QUALITY PROTEIN: cerebellar degeneration-related antigen 1 (The sequence of the model RefSeq protein was modified relative to this genomic sequence to represent the inferred CDS: inserted 1 base in 1 codon; deleted 9 bases in 8 codons; substituted 6 bases at 6 genomic stop codons): protein DVDFQEDIDFWEDMEFREDVDFQEDVDFQEDLGFLEDLDIWEDMVFQEDMDFKEDVDFQEDMYFREDLDIQDDLDFWEDLDFREDMDFQEDMDFQEDMDFQEDVDFQEDVDFQEDIDFXGDLDFLGRLGFPGRRGFQEDIDFQEDMEFPDDVEIQEDVDFQEDLDFWEDLDFQEDMNFHEEVDFQEDMDFXEDLGFWEDLDFQEDMDFQEDMDFQEDVDFPEDIDIQEDMDFQEDLNFLGRWIFQEDVDFQEDMDFQEDMDFQEDIAFQEDVDFXEDLDFWEDMDFQEDVYFREDMDFQEDLFFWEDLDFREDMDFQEDVDFXEDINFQEDVDFQENLNFLEDLDFWEDMDFQEDMDFQEDVDFWKDIDFWEDLDFXEDLDFGEDLDFWEDIEIWEDMDYLEDMDFLEAVDLMEDMDFLEDVDXXKTRRLLEDRYWEDINFLEDMDFQEDLNYLEDQDYLEDMNMWKTEKFLEDID, encoded by the exons GACGTGGATTTCCAGGAAGACATTGATTTCTGGGAAGACATGGAGTTCCGGGAAGACGTGGATTTTCAGGAAGACGTGGATTTCCAGGAAGACCTGGGTTTTTTG GAAGACTTGGATATCTGGGAAGACATGGTTTTCCAGGAAGACATGGATTTTAAGGAAGACGTAGATTTTCAGGAAGACATGTATTTCAGGGAAGACCTGGATATTCAGGATGATCTGGATTTTTGGGAAGACTTGGATTTCCGGGAAGACATGGATTTCCAGGAAGATATGGATTTCCAGGAAGACATGGATTTCCAGGAAGACGTGGATTTTCAGGAAGACGTAGATTTCCAGGAAGACATTGATTTCTAGGGAGACCTGGATTTTTTGGGAAGACTTGGATTTCCAGGAAGACGTGGATTCCAGGAAGACATCGATTTCCAGGAAGACATGGAATTTCCGGATGATGTAGAAATTCAGGAAGACGTGGATTTCCAGGAAGACCTGGAT TTTTGGGAAGACTTGGAT TTCCAGGAAGACATGAATTTCCATGAAGAAGTGGATTTCCAGGAAGACATGGATTTCTAGGAAGACCTAGGT TTTTGGGAAGACTTGGATTTCCAGGAAGACATGGATTTCCAGGAAGACATGGATTTCCAGGAAGACGTGGATTTTCCGGAAGACATAGATATTCAGGAAGACATGGATTTTCAGGAAGACCTGAATTTTTTGGGAAGA TGGATTTTCCAGGAAGATGTGGATTTCCAGGAAGACATGGATTTTCAGGAAGACATGGATTTTCAGGAAGACATAGCTTTTCAGGAAGATGTGGATTTCTAGGAAGACCTGGAT TTTTGGGAAGACATGGATTTTCAGGAAGACGTATATTTTCGGGAAGACATGGATTTCCAGGAAGACCTG TTTTTTTGGGAAGACTTGGATTTCCGGGAAGACATGGATTTTCAGGAAGACGTGGATTTTTAGGAAGACATAAACTTTCAGGAAGACGTGGATTTCCAGGAAAACCTGAATTTTTTG GAAGACTTGGATTTCTGGGAAGACATGGATTTCCAGGAAGACATGGATTTTCAGGAAGATGTAGATTTTTGGAAAGACATCGATTTTTGGGAAGACCTGGATT GAGAAGACTTGGATTTTGGGGAAGACCTGGATTTTTGGGAAGACATAGAAATTTGGGAAGACATGGATTACTTGGAAGACATGGACTTCCTGGAAGCTGTGGATTTGATGGAAGACATGGATTTTCTGGAAGATGTAGATTGATGAAAGACCAGAAGATTACTGGAAGACAGATATTGGGAAGACATAAATTTTCTGGAAGACATGGATTTTCAGGAAGATCTGAATTATCTGGAAGACCAAGATTATTTGGAAGACATGAATATGTGGAAGactgagaagtttctggaagACATCGAT